A window from Dysidea avara chromosome 2, odDysAvar1.4, whole genome shotgun sequence encodes these proteins:
- the LOC136243683 gene encoding uncharacterized protein has protein sequence MSVSVLQNSSQTDLQAILDDSLFKQLVSSSTIRDQARLRALSHSSGTSSGWLKALPQPALGLAIPPHDFTIALRLWLGIPLFPSLPLCTCLSVIDQFGDHLLGCSHGPLRIQRHNALVSVVHHALLQDHPGVLREQGIPSDRSRPGDIYHPDFHLGRPAYFDLSVRSTTQSAVISSASSQAGVAAAVGEIAKDNQYQDIVNDNGGDFIPLDP, from the exons atgtctgtttctgtgttgcaaaactcctctcaaactgaccttcaagccattttagatgattcactttttaaacagcttgtaagcagttccaccattcgtgatcaagcacgtctgcgtgctttatcacattcttctggcaccagcagtggttggcttaaagcacttccacagcctgctttgggtctagctattcctcctcacgattttactattgctttacgtttgtggcttggcattcctttgttcccttctttaccactctgtacttgtctatctgtcattgaccagtttggtgatcatctgctggggtgctctcatggtcccttgaggatccagcgtcataatgctttagtgtctgttgtacaccatgccttgctccaagatcaccctggtgttcttagggagcaaggcattccatctgaccgatctcgtcctggcgacatataccaccctgactttcatcttggtcgtcctgcctattttgatctctccgtcaggagtaccactcagtctgctgtcatatcttctgcttcttctcaggctggggtggccgctgctgttggtgagatagctaaggacaaccaataccaggacattgtaaatgataatggaggagattttatccctctt gatccatag